One window of the Natrinema sp. HArc-T2 genome contains the following:
- a CDS encoding TspO/MBR family protein — METRTIRQRLPDLGSILTAVGFVLLVNLVGAAPSAIGSPDTPWFRALEKPWFYPPTIAFPVVWTLLFTLLGVALWLVWRSDADGRRLALGLFGAQMLFNVVWTPTFFALEAPLAALGVIVVLWGLVVGTIVAFRRVDRRGAALLVPYLAWVTFAAILNFELWRLNA; from the coding sequence ATGGAAACCCGAACGATCCGCCAACGCCTGCCGGACCTCGGGTCGATCCTCACCGCGGTCGGCTTCGTCCTGCTGGTCAACCTCGTCGGGGCGGCACCGAGCGCGATCGGATCGCCCGATACGCCGTGGTTTCGCGCCCTCGAGAAACCGTGGTTTTACCCGCCGACGATCGCGTTTCCGGTCGTCTGGACGCTGCTGTTTACCCTGCTGGGCGTTGCGCTGTGGCTCGTCTGGCGCAGCGATGCCGACGGTCGGCGGCTCGCGCTGGGGCTGTTCGGCGCACAAATGCTGTTCAACGTTGTCTGGACGCCGACGTTTTTTGCGCTCGAGGCGCCGCTTGCTGCCCTCGGCGTTATCGTCGTCCTCTGGGGACTCGTCGTCGGGACGATCGTCGCGTTCCGACGGGTCGACCGCCGTGGGGCGGCGCTGCTGGTCCCGTATCTCGCGTGGGTGACGTTCGCAGCCATCCTCAATTTCGAGCTCTGGCGGTTGAACGCATGA
- a CDS encoding nitrate/nitrite transporter — translation MSRLGTKRRLATVRGFLADGRGGILVAVAAGWFLSIGVRLAYPVLLPYLRESYGLDLTTAGFLLTALWLCYALGQLPGGLLADRFGEGNVLVASTVISAVTLGLVAVAGSAPVVYLATAAFGFGTALYGVARFTTLSNIYPDNDGTAIGITMAAGQVGNTVLPLAAGGIASAFAWQYGFGLVVPAFVAVAIGLRLVVPARTSSTTSAVDSVSLETARYVGSQLRRREIVTVTAIQILTYCAWQAFTGFYPTYLIEIKGFSEGVATGLFSAFFATGIVVQPLTGRLYDRFGIRTALPPVLGVIVVSLVALPFLEGFWPIAVGTVFLSSILGYGTITLPYMTTAFPSDMQGTGLGFLRTVYMTTGAASPVLFGALADRGYFDEAYLVLAGLVVVAIALTRWLPTLSEQ, via the coding sequence GTGTCACGTCTGGGAACGAAGCGTCGACTCGCAACCGTCCGCGGATTTCTGGCGGACGGGCGCGGAGGGATTTTGGTTGCCGTCGCCGCCGGCTGGTTCCTCTCGATCGGCGTCCGACTCGCGTATCCGGTGTTGCTCCCGTATCTCCGGGAGAGCTACGGCCTCGATCTGACGACTGCCGGCTTCCTGCTGACTGCACTCTGGCTCTGTTATGCGCTCGGACAGCTCCCGGGCGGACTGCTTGCCGACCGATTCGGTGAAGGAAACGTTCTCGTCGCGAGCACCGTGATTTCGGCAGTGACACTCGGTCTCGTCGCTGTCGCTGGCTCCGCGCCGGTCGTCTATCTCGCGACGGCGGCCTTCGGCTTCGGGACGGCGCTGTACGGCGTCGCCCGGTTTACGACGCTGTCGAATATCTACCCCGACAACGACGGGACTGCGATCGGGATCACGATGGCGGCGGGTCAGGTCGGCAACACCGTCCTCCCGCTTGCGGCTGGCGGCATCGCCTCGGCGTTCGCCTGGCAGTACGGCTTCGGCCTCGTCGTCCCGGCGTTCGTCGCCGTGGCGATCGGCCTCCGGCTCGTCGTCCCCGCACGTACCTCGAGTACGACCAGTGCCGTCGATAGCGTCTCGCTCGAGACGGCACGCTATGTCGGTTCGCAACTGCGCCGGCGGGAGATCGTGACCGTGACCGCGATCCAGATCCTCACCTACTGCGCCTGGCAGGCGTTTACGGGCTTCTATCCGACCTACCTGATCGAGATCAAGGGCTTTTCGGAGGGGGTCGCGACCGGGCTGTTCAGCGCCTTTTTCGCGACTGGGATCGTCGTCCAGCCGTTGACTGGTCGGCTCTACGACCGGTTCGGCATCCGGACGGCGCTGCCACCGGTGCTGGGCGTTATCGTCGTCTCGCTGGTCGCGTTGCCGTTTCTCGAGGGCTTTTGGCCCATCGCCGTCGGGACTGTCTTTCTCTCGAGCATCCTCGGCTACGGGACGATCACCCTGCCGTACATGACGACGGCGTTTCCGTCGGATATGCAGGGGACGGGGCTCGGATTCTTGCGGACCGTCTACATGACCACCGGCGCGGCGAGTCCGGTCCTGTTCGGTGCGCTCGCCGACCGGGGCTACTTCGACGAGGCGTACCTCGTGCTGGCCGGCCTCGTCGTCGTCGCGATAGCCTTGACGCGGTGGCTTCCCACACTATCGGAACAGTGA
- a CDS encoding dolichol kinase, which yields MADELKRRLVHASGSGLVVLYLLADALELGLTWFRFQLLLILLATGALVLEFLRLQVGLNWRLYDVLTREYEQDNPAAYALYLISMAAVVVVFEPDIALPAMLMLALGDPISGTVSDNTLQRVKPPKVLITMFLVSTVVAIPFLPLAVALVAALGATIADGVTLEIRTYIIDDNLTIPIYAACLAWMALEVVPL from the coding sequence ATGGCCGACGAACTGAAGCGGCGACTCGTCCACGCCAGCGGCTCGGGGCTTGTCGTCCTCTATCTGCTTGCCGACGCCCTCGAGCTCGGACTCACGTGGTTCCGGTTTCAGCTCTTGCTGATTCTGCTCGCGACCGGGGCGCTCGTCCTCGAGTTTCTGCGACTCCAGGTCGGACTCAACTGGCGGCTCTACGACGTGCTCACCCGGGAGTACGAGCAGGACAACCCCGCTGCCTACGCGCTGTATCTGATCAGTATGGCTGCCGTCGTGGTGGTCTTCGAGCCGGATATCGCCCTGCCGGCGATGTTGATGCTCGCGCTGGGCGATCCGATCAGCGGCACGGTCTCGGACAACACCCTCCAGCGGGTCAAGCCGCCGAAAGTGCTCATCACGATGTTTCTCGTCTCGACGGTCGTCGCGATCCCGTTCCTGCCGCTTGCGGTCGCGCTGGTCGCCGCCCTCGGCGCGACGATCGCCGACGGCGTCACCCTCGAGATCCGCACCTACATCATCGATGACAACCTGACGATCCCGATTTATGCCGCTTGTCTGGCGTGGATGGCACTCGAGGTCGTGCCGCTGTAG
- the glyS gene encoding glycine--tRNA ligase — MSEQQHTDDGSDSTSEKLVELAKRRGYFFQSSGAYGGVGGFYTFGPQGAALKGNVEDAWRDRFAVAEGNMEIDAPTIMPEPVFEASGHLDGFDDMLVECPDCGESHRADHIVEDNTMYEDAESLEIPEVEEVIAEYELVCPSCGAGLAGQAVEDFNLMFATNIGPGDSDPGYLRPETAQGIFVEFPRLKEYARNQLPFGVTQIGRAYRNEISPRRSIIRTREFTQAELEYFIDPEVDEPDLSSVEDVEVTLYPASEQNEEDGEAFETTIGAAVDENIITDPWVAYFLGVAKPWYEAVGVDMDRFRYRQHLAGERAHYASDCWDAESEIDGNWIEMAGFAHRGNYDLSKHAEHSGDRFTIFRQYDEPQTVERATVDPDMSYLGPEFGGDAQAVVGKLEDLAARDREAFEGETVEFELEGETHEIPVEKTGFAVEEQTESGEHITPHVVEPSFGVDRLVYTVLHHAYREDEVDGEDRTFLELEPEVAPMFVGVFPLQNDDDLEAQADGIVEDLREAGLSVTYDDSGNIGRRYRRQDEVGTPFCVTVDYETIEDEETTVTVRERDTTDQKRLPVDELAETLSAIRAGDLEFEEL, encoded by the coding sequence ATGAGTGAGCAACAACACACGGACGACGGCAGCGACAGCACGAGCGAGAAACTGGTCGAACTGGCCAAGCGACGCGGCTACTTCTTCCAGTCGTCGGGCGCCTACGGCGGCGTCGGCGGCTTCTACACCTTCGGCCCGCAGGGTGCAGCCCTGAAAGGCAACGTCGAGGACGCCTGGCGCGACCGCTTTGCCGTCGCGGAGGGTAACATGGAGATCGACGCGCCGACGATCATGCCTGAACCCGTCTTCGAGGCATCGGGCCACCTCGACGGCTTCGACGACATGCTCGTCGAGTGTCCCGACTGTGGCGAGAGCCACCGCGCCGACCACATCGTCGAGGACAACACGATGTACGAGGACGCCGAGAGCCTCGAGATCCCCGAAGTCGAGGAGGTCATCGCCGAGTACGAACTCGTCTGTCCCTCCTGTGGTGCCGGGCTGGCAGGCCAAGCTGTTGAGGACTTCAACCTCATGTTCGCGACGAACATCGGCCCCGGCGACTCCGATCCCGGCTACCTGCGCCCCGAGACCGCACAGGGCATCTTCGTCGAGTTCCCCCGCCTCAAGGAGTACGCGCGCAACCAGCTCCCCTTCGGCGTCACCCAGATCGGTCGTGCGTATCGCAACGAGATCAGCCCGCGGCGATCGATCATCCGGACCCGCGAGTTCACACAGGCCGAACTCGAGTACTTCATCGATCCCGAGGTCGACGAACCGGACCTCTCGAGCGTCGAGGACGTCGAAGTCACCCTCTACCCGGCCAGCGAGCAGAACGAAGAGGACGGCGAGGCCTTCGAGACGACGATCGGCGCAGCCGTCGACGAGAATATCATCACGGACCCGTGGGTCGCGTACTTCCTCGGCGTCGCCAAGCCATGGTACGAGGCGGTCGGCGTCGACATGGACCGATTCCGCTACCGCCAGCACTTAGCTGGCGAGCGGGCCCACTACGCCAGCGACTGCTGGGACGCCGAAAGCGAGATCGACGGCAACTGGATCGAGATGGCCGGCTTCGCCCATCGAGGCAACTACGACCTCTCGAAACACGCCGAACACTCCGGCGACCGCTTTACCATCTTCCGGCAGTACGACGAGCCACAGACCGTCGAGCGCGCCACCGTCGACCCCGACATGAGTTATCTCGGGCCCGAATTCGGCGGCGACGCACAGGCCGTCGTCGGCAAACTCGAGGACCTCGCCGCTCGCGACCGCGAGGCGTTCGAAGGCGAGACCGTCGAATTCGAACTCGAGGGTGAAACCCACGAGATCCCCGTCGAGAAAACCGGCTTCGCGGTCGAGGAACAGACCGAATCCGGCGAGCACATCACCCCACACGTCGTCGAACCCTCCTTCGGTGTCGACCGGCTGGTCTACACCGTCCTCCACCACGCCTACCGCGAGGACGAAGTCGACGGCGAGGATCGCACTTTCCTCGAGCTCGAGCCGGAAGTCGCGCCGATGTTCGTCGGCGTCTTCCCGCTACAAAACGACGACGACCTCGAGGCCCAGGCCGACGGGATCGTCGAGGACCTGCGCGAGGCAGGTCTGTCGGTCACCTACGACGACTCGGGCAACATCGGTCGGCGCTACCGCCGCCAGGACGAGGTCGGCACGCCGTTCTGTGTGACCGTCGACTACGAGACGATCGAAGACGAGGAAACAACGGTTACGGTCCGTGAACGAGATACGACCGACCAGAAGCGACTCCCGGTCGACGAACTCGCCGAGACGCTGTCGGCGATTCGAGCTGGCGACCTCGAGTTCGAAGAACTGTAG
- a CDS encoding CBS domain-containing protein: MNVADAMTPREDVVTVDLPGTRTDVLEYLQEQSFSSVPVVKETDDGLEYRGLVTRETLIEQPDEDQLVMLMEEDMPTTTAETSLEAVARTMVEEGARRVPVVDGEFEGIVTVTDVIHAIATGDQETDATVESYVSEDVNTTYEGAPLPVAERGLSYANVPYTVALDDDGRMSGILTEVDIIDVARIVEGEESTGDNFGDQDDDWSWEGIKAVGSRYLPTRDIEIPTGPVQEFMSDDVVTVAVSTSVQEAAQRMISNDIEQIPLVTGEDLVGIVRDIDLLEALYE; the protein is encoded by the coding sequence AGTATCTCCAAGAGCAGTCGTTCTCGTCCGTGCCGGTCGTCAAAGAGACCGACGACGGGCTCGAGTACCGCGGACTGGTCACGCGGGAGACGCTGATCGAACAGCCTGACGAGGACCAGCTCGTCATGCTGATGGAAGAAGACATGCCGACGACGACGGCTGAGACGAGCCTCGAGGCCGTCGCTCGGACGATGGTCGAAGAAGGTGCACGGCGCGTGCCCGTTGTCGACGGCGAGTTCGAGGGGATCGTCACGGTGACGGACGTGATCCACGCGATCGCGACGGGCGATCAGGAGACCGATGCCACCGTCGAATCCTACGTCAGCGAGGACGTGAACACGACCTACGAGGGGGCACCGCTGCCCGTCGCCGAACGGGGACTCTCCTACGCGAACGTCCCCTACACCGTGGCACTGGACGACGACGGTCGGATGAGCGGGATCCTCACGGAGGTCGACATCATCGACGTCGCCCGGATCGTCGAGGGGGAGGAGTCGACCGGTGACAACTTCGGCGATCAGGACGACGACTGGTCGTGGGAAGGGATCAAGGCCGTCGGCAGCCGCTATCTCCCCACGCGGGACATCGAGATCCCGACCGGGCCGGTCCAGGAGTTCATGAGCGACGACGTGGTGACGGTTGCAGTCAGTACGTCGGTACAGGAAGCCGCACAGCGGATGATCAGCAACGACATCGAACAGATCCCGCTGGTCACGGGCGAAGACCTCGTCGGCATCGTCCGTGATATCGATCTGCTGGAGGCACTGTATGAGTGA